The genome window tttttttttcgtatTTAGGTGAATTTTGACTTTTTTCGAATATAAgttatattatgtatttttctgaaaattttttACATACCTTTtggttaaatataaattttgtttaatgaattttttggaCATTAGAATCTACGAGATGGCATAccttataaaaatgaaaaaactaATTGATATTTTTCTGAGAGCTAATTATTGCATTTGATACCATAATATGTCAAAATTAGGCATGCGGAAGGATATGCTATACATATGActttgaaaataagaaaaaagggtctaaaaataaaatttctcaaTCAAATTTTGACAAATAAAGATAGGAAGATTTATATTAATCCcacttataaattatttcatGTTGAAATTTCTgtgaaaataatttgtatatatttcatGTTGAAATTTCTGTGAAAATAATTTGAGATACACAAAACTCGTgagtaaataaatatttgacatgagactttcctttttataagaaagaaattaaaatttcgCAGATGAAGCCATCATAAAATGACTACAGCACCCTTGATAAACCAAAAACAACCCCCCTCTTTGAAACCTTATCCCTCTTCATCACACACTAAACATTTCACACACCAGTTGCAATGGCAACTCTAAACTTATCTCCTCTCTCTAAAACCCTAATAAACCCTACTCCTCTTAAACCCTCAACCCCCCTTTCATGTCTCAGTCTCTCATACCCACTTCAATCTTTAAGTTTCTCTCTGACCCAGAATCTCAAACCGACCCGAAACTCATCTCGGACCCTTATTCGGGCAGCTGTAGATGGGGATTACTCTGCGAAGAGGAGCAACAGTAGTGAACCCAGAGAGACGATAATGTTGCCGGGGTGTGATTATAATCATTGGTTGATCGTTATGGAGTTCCCCAAAGACCCAGCTCCTACCAGAGAACAAATGATTGATACTTATCTTGAGACTCTTGCTACTGTTCTTGGAAGGTCATTTTCTTATACCCCTTGTCATTTTTAAGATGtagtatatgtgtgtatatataagcaTTTTGACTTGTTCTATATGTATTTCATAATTTGTTGTTTGTATTTGGTTTAGcctctgtgtgtgtgtggttGTGTCAAAGACTAAATTTTTATTGGTTCAATAGCTCCAAATTATAGCTAATGTTCTCAAAAATGATGCTAATATATaaaagcaagtccaataggttacctatctcattaCCTATTAATAAAACTTATAAAGTAATGTGTCTTAgtgagtcttagtgatttaggtaatctatttttGGTGTGaactccaatagcaatccctATTTTttgttccctattattatttcaataataaatttgagggaAAGATGGGGGAAAAGgagggaaaagataaagaaagaaggagagagatgaattttatattcataaatatgaAATAGGTAATGACTAGAGGTTACCTAAAAATAGGTAATGGTTAGGAAATTCGGggatgtgctagtgatttaggtaatcactAGGATAGTGTTGAAGTGCCTTTTTTTGatacattacctaaatgtgagtttaggagttcatttaggtaacctattggacttgctctaaggatACCCCTTCTCATTGTATGTGTGCATTTGGATGAATGTATATCAGGTTATCATTATATGTTCTAAAaaatttgtgtttttgtttAATATTCAGTATCATTACCCAAGTATTTAATAATTAGTAAATTGTTATAATCGTTTATGTAATATATGTGTGCAAGCCTGTGAGGTTATATCATCAAATAGTACATTACGCGTGTGTGAGGTTCGGTTTGTTATGATTacctttgtttatatattttgtatgttATCCAAAGCTATATTTTTATGGCGATGTGTTGTAATATTTCATGGTGCATTGATTTGGGTCATTTGATTTGGaagctttgtgaatattttCTTGACTATGGTTTGTCAGGATATGCCTAGTTTATAGAAGTGGTGAAGTTGATATGTGGTCAAACTTTGAATCGTTTCAAATGTAAATCCATTCAGATATACAAGAGTACATATGTTTGATTTGATATGTGTTATATTAAGAGATTAATTTGTCTTTTGCATTTATCTTTTTGGCTAGTGCTTCTAAATTGAAAAACCGTATAAGCTCTTCCATGTAAGCAAGTTTAGTAACTGCTGTTTTTCTAAATTGTTTTATCTGTGCTTTTCAGCATGGAAGAAGCTAAAAAGAACATGTATGCTTTTAGTACAACTACCTATACCGGATTCCAGTGCACTGTATCGGAAGAAGTATCTGAGAAATTTAAGGGTATGCTGATTCACTGCTCATCTGTTTCAACAAATGATTAGTACAACGCACTAACAGTCTAACATGATTCTTGACTTGTATCTTTATGTTATGTAGGATTACCTGGAGTTCTATGGGTTCTTCCAGATTCATACATTGATGTTAAGAACAAGGATTATGGAGGTGAGACATTTTGATTTGAGTTCATGCTTTTATTATACTGGTTCAATGAATACCTAAATATGACTTACCATATGTCTTAGGTGATAAGTATGTCAATGGGGAGATAATTCCTTGCACGTACCCCACTTATCAACCAAAGCAGCAGAGGCGATCGAAATACGAGAGTAAGAGATATGTA of Daucus carota subsp. sativus chromosome 3, DH1 v3.0, whole genome shotgun sequence contains these proteins:
- the LOC108211016 gene encoding DAG protein, chloroplastic, which produces MATLNLSPLSKTLINPTPLKPSTPLSCLSLSYPLQSLSFSLTQNLKPTRNSSRTLIRAAVDGDYSAKRSNSSEPRETIMLPGCDYNHWLIVMEFPKDPAPTREQMIDTYLETLATVLGSMEEAKKNMYAFSTTTYTGFQCTVSEEVSEKFKGLPGVLWVLPDSYIDVKNKDYGGDKYVNGEIIPCTYPTYQPKQQRRSKYESKRYVRQRDGPPPERRKPKQATESPSG